One Sphingopyxis macrogoltabida genomic region harbors:
- a CDS encoding TonB-dependent receptor plug domain-containing protein — protein MRLLLFVTTALVATAPAHAQAADEAIAAKDSALTLGQIVVTAPHSEDITIGTETLSSEAIYTFNRDTLDEAVNLMPGVTSANSGGSRNERLIFVRGFDRFQVPVSLDGIRVYLSADNRLDYGRFLTPDIAEIQVAKGYASVLDGPGAMGGAINLVTRKPTKALEAEARATIDLDRDVDYAGYNVFALLGTRQEKFYAQASYTRNFWDHWDLAGGYDPALGSAEDGGARDFSWTRDWGVNGKFAGGGLRLARPQEGRGIYHLLHLAGAPVRISADQRFGVQLAGPDRISPRRCDTPACERLAPFAFPDDL, from the coding sequence ATGCGACTGCTTCTTTTCGTTACGACGGCGCTCGTCGCCACCGCGCCGGCCCATGCCCAAGCGGCAGACGAAGCAATTGCCGCGAAAGACAGCGCCCTCACGCTCGGCCAGATCGTCGTCACGGCGCCGCATTCCGAGGATATCACGATCGGGACCGAAACCCTGTCGTCCGAAGCGATCTACACCTTCAACCGCGACACGCTCGACGAGGCGGTCAACCTGATGCCCGGCGTGACGTCGGCGAACAGCGGCGGATCACGCAACGAGCGACTGATCTTCGTCCGCGGGTTCGACCGCTTCCAGGTGCCCGTGTCGCTCGACGGTATCCGCGTCTATCTGTCCGCCGACAACCGGCTCGACTATGGCCGCTTCCTGACCCCCGACATTGCCGAAATCCAGGTCGCCAAGGGCTATGCCTCGGTGCTCGACGGCCCCGGCGCGATGGGCGGGGCGATCAACCTCGTGACGCGCAAGCCGACCAAGGCATTGGAAGCCGAGGCACGCGCGACGATCGATCTCGACCGCGACGTCGATTATGCCGGTTACAACGTCTTCGCGCTGCTCGGCACGCGGCAGGAAAAATTCTACGCGCAGGCGTCGTACACGCGCAACTTCTGGGACCATTGGGACCTTGCAGGCGGTTATGATCCCGCGCTGGGTTCGGCCGAGGACGGCGGCGCGCGCGATTTCTCGTGGACACGCGACTGGGGTGTCAATGGGAAATTCGCTGGGGGCGGGCTTCGACTGGCGCGGCCTCAAGAAGGCCGAGGAATATACCATCTCCTTCACCTCGCCGGGGCGCCTGTTCGAATATCCGCTGACCAACGCTTCGGCGTTCAACTGGCAGGGCCGGATCGAATATCGCCCCGACGATGCGACACGCCTGCATGCGAGCGTCTCGCGCCGTTCGCGTTTCCCGACGATCTTTGA
- a CDS encoding homogentisate 1,2-dioxygenase, translating into MRRSLFAAMTALALAAPGGAYAEEPDCTTGSAALPAELAGWTSRGTLTAASDAAAAKASPIAIGHTADVALQPAGKVRFAAPPGKPGEGETHAGLLAFHVETAGSYRVALGAGAWVDVIEGGSALASTAHGHGPQCSGIRKMVDFSLTPGDYLLQIAASSTPSIAALVAKLP; encoded by the coding sequence ATGCGCCGCTCTCTTTTTGCCGCAATGACGGCGCTTGCGCTGGCCGCGCCCGGCGGCGCTTATGCGGAAGAGCCCGACTGCACGACCGGCAGCGCAGCGCTCCCCGCCGAACTGGCCGGGTGGACGTCGCGCGGCACGCTGACGGCAGCGAGCGATGCCGCCGCAGCCAAGGCTTCGCCCATCGCGATCGGCCACACCGCCGATGTCGCGCTCCAACCCGCCGGCAAGGTCCGGTTCGCTGCGCCGCCCGGCAAGCCCGGCGAAGGTGAAACGCACGCCGGTCTCCTTGCTTTTCACGTCGAGACAGCGGGCAGCTACCGCGTCGCGCTGGGCGCGGGCGCGTGGGTCGATGTGATCGAGGGCGGCAGCGCACTCGCGTCGACCGCGCACGGCCACGGTCCGCAATGCTCGGGCATCCGCAAGATGGTCGATTTTTCGCTGACCCCAGGGGATTATCTGCTGCAGATCGCCGCGAGCTCCACGCCGTCGATCGCGGCGCTGGTCGCAAAGCTGCCCTGA
- a CDS encoding winged helix-turn-helix domain-containing protein encodes MVREGALKLKAQLFCGDEPAIGPGKADLLEAIDREGSISAAGRSLGMSYRRSWLLVDSMNRCWTERLVETTAGGGAAKGARLTDCGRTVLASYRALERRLADAARRGELDRLTALMRAAPLPPSAKP; translated from the coding sequence ATGGTGAGAGAGGGCGCGCTCAAGCTGAAAGCGCAGCTATTCTGCGGCGACGAGCCCGCGATCGGCCCCGGCAAAGCCGATCTGCTCGAAGCGATCGATCGCGAAGGATCGATCTCGGCGGCGGGGCGGTCGCTGGGGATGAGCTATCGCCGGTCGTGGTTGCTCGTCGACAGCATGAACCGCTGCTGGACCGAAAGACTCGTCGAAACGACGGCGGGCGGCGGAGCGGCGAAAGGCGCCCGGCTGACCGATTGCGGCCGGACGGTGCTGGCAAGCTATCGTGCGCTCGAACGCCGGCTGGCCGATGCCGCGCGGCGCGGGGAATTGGACAGGCTGACCGCGCTGATGCGCGCTGCGCCGCTGCCGCCGAGCGCGAAGCCCTGA
- a CDS encoding DUF1178 family protein — translation MIVFDLCCAAGDHRFEAWFASSESFADQQARGLIACPVCGDSAVAKAVMAPRVGAKSNQQSGAIAKPADASATGEPSPELVRKVIAEIAAKQAEMLPQSRWVGRDFADAARAMHEGRAKEDLIHGQASPEQAAELREDGIAAMPLLVPIAPPDAVN, via the coding sequence GTGATCGTCTTCGACCTTTGCTGCGCGGCCGGCGATCACCGGTTCGAGGCGTGGTTCGCGAGCAGCGAGAGCTTCGCGGACCAGCAGGCGCGCGGGCTGATCGCCTGCCCGGTCTGCGGCGACAGCGCGGTTGCAAAGGCGGTCATGGCGCCGCGGGTCGGGGCGAAATCGAACCAGCAATCGGGTGCCATTGCCAAACCTGCCGATGCTTCGGCAACCGGCGAGCCTTCGCCCGAGCTGGTGCGCAAGGTGATCGCGGAGATTGCGGCGAAACAGGCCGAAATGCTGCCGCAGTCGCGCTGGGTCGGGCGCGATTTCGCCGATGCCGCCCGCGCGATGCACGAAGGGCGGGCGAAGGAAGACCTGATCCATGGCCAGGCCTCGCCCGAACAGGCGGCGGAGCTCCGCGAGGATGGCATCGCCGCGATGCCGCTCCTCGTCCCTATTGCTCCGCCCGACGCGGTGAATTGA
- the grxC gene encoding glutaredoxin 3, with translation MAKIEIFTKFFCPYCSRAKALFDKKGAVYQEIDVTMDRAGFDAMVDRAGGARTVPQIFIDGKHVGGSDDLAALDARGGLDPLLGAG, from the coding sequence ATGGCGAAGATCGAAATCTTTACCAAATTCTTCTGCCCCTATTGCTCGCGCGCGAAAGCGTTGTTCGACAAGAAGGGCGCCGTCTATCAGGAAATCGACGTGACGATGGATCGCGCCGGATTTGACGCGATGGTCGATCGCGCCGGCGGCGCGCGCACCGTGCCGCAGATATTCATCGACGGAAAGCATGTCGGCGGCAGCGACGACCTTGCCGCGCTCGACGCGCGCGGCGGGCTCGACCCCCTGCTCGGCGCGGGATAA
- a CDS encoding ComF family protein, which translates to MGEGDADEASGWQADRALRHIVRTIVDYALPPRCPGCGLVVDNDRQFCLSCWSSLTFLDGPACSLCSIPLPAALPGSVTCGACLAAPPPFEGAPSAVAYGPVARTVALRLKYGRRVGHARLMAQLMARPLGKLADAEPVLLVPVPLHRWRLWSRGFNQAALVADELTRLTGTPHDHDLLLRIKATKALRGQGRRERERIVAGAFALANGAKERAAGRHLVLIDDVHASGATLRAAARALRRSGAVRVSALTWARVVPDALMTSNIFDFARVDSDMMDERMTG; encoded by the coding sequence ATGGGGGAAGGCGACGCGGATGAGGCATCGGGGTGGCAAGCGGACCGCGCATTGCGCCATATCGTCCGGACGATCGTCGACTATGCCCTGCCGCCGCGCTGCCCCGGATGCGGCCTCGTCGTCGATAACGACAGGCAGTTCTGCCTCTCCTGCTGGTCGTCGCTGACCTTTCTCGACGGACCGGCCTGTTCGCTCTGTTCGATCCCGCTGCCCGCTGCCTTGCCCGGCTCGGTGACTTGCGGCGCCTGCCTTGCCGCGCCGCCGCCGTTCGAAGGCGCCCCGTCCGCGGTTGCTTACGGACCCGTCGCACGCACCGTCGCGCTGCGGCTCAAATATGGGCGGCGCGTCGGGCATGCGCGGCTGATGGCACAGCTGATGGCACGCCCGCTCGGCAAGCTCGCGGACGCGGAGCCGGTGTTGCTTGTCCCGGTCCCGCTCCATCGCTGGCGCCTCTGGTCGCGCGGTTTCAATCAGGCGGCGCTTGTTGCCGACGAACTGACGCGGCTCACCGGTACCCCGCACGACCATGATCTCTTGCTGCGGATCAAGGCAACGAAAGCGCTGCGCGGCCAGGGGCGGCGCGAACGCGAGCGGATCGTCGCAGGTGCCTTCGCGCTGGCGAATGGCGCGAAAGAGAGGGCGGCGGGCCGGCATCTGGTGCTGATCGACGATGTCCATGCGAGCGGCGCGACGCTGCGCGCGGCGGCGCGGGCCCTCCGCCGCAGCGGAGCGGTCCGCGTTTCGGCGCTGACCTGGGCGCGGGTCGTCCCCGACGCGCTCATGACCAGCAACATATTTGACTTTGCGCGCGTTGATTCCGATATGATGGACGAAAGGATGACAGGATAG
- a CDS encoding methyltransferase domain-containing protein — protein MSQPPLFSPARQRAQRDRIARQPAGADFLAPIIAETLLDRLTMVTRDFSRTLLIGAHDATLIAHLRGLGTNLTLLEAGPAPAAYTGAIVGEADNIDLPFGSFDLIVWPGGLDSINDVPGALVRLRALLAPDGLLLGAFVGDGSLPRLRRAMMTEYVRPVARLHPQIDLAAMGNLLQRTGFTLPVVDVDTLTVRYGDWFGLVRDLRAAGLSSRLSPAPPPLTRDEAGRIAAAFAAEADPDGRIAETFRLIHFSGWAPHPDQPQPARRGSGTASLADALKPKS, from the coding sequence ATGTCGCAGCCCCCGCTCTTCTCCCCGGCCCGCCAGCGCGCCCAGCGCGACCGCATCGCCCGCCAGCCCGCCGGCGCCGATTTCCTCGCGCCGATCATCGCCGAAACCCTGCTCGACCGCCTCACCATGGTCACCCGCGATTTTTCCCGCACCTTGCTGATCGGCGCCCATGACGCGACGCTGATCGCGCATCTGCGCGGCCTTGGCACCAATTTGACGCTCCTCGAGGCGGGGCCGGCCCCCGCCGCCTATACCGGCGCGATCGTCGGCGAGGCCGATAACATCGACCTGCCCTTCGGCAGTTTCGACCTTATCGTCTGGCCCGGCGGGCTCGACAGTATCAACGACGTTCCCGGCGCGCTCGTCCGCCTGCGGGCGCTGCTCGCCCCCGACGGCCTGCTCCTCGGCGCCTTCGTCGGCGACGGCAGCCTGCCGCGCCTGCGCCGCGCTATGATGACCGAATACGTGCGCCCGGTCGCCCGCCTCCACCCGCAGATCGACCTTGCGGCGATGGGCAATTTGCTGCAGCGCACCGGCTTCACGCTCCCCGTCGTCGACGTCGATACGCTGACGGTACGCTATGGCGACTGGTTCGGGCTCGTCCGCGATCTGCGCGCCGCAGGCCTGTCGAGCCGGCTTTCCCCTGCGCCGCCGCCGCTGACCCGCGACGAGGCGGGGCGCATCGCTGCAGCATTCGCCGCCGAAGCCGATCCCGATGGCCGCATTGCCGAAACCTTCCGCCTGATCCATTTCAGCGGCTGGGCGCCGCACCCCGACCAGCCGCAACCGGCGCGGCGCGGCAGCGGCACGGCATCGCTCGCTGATGCGCTCAAGCCGAAAAGCTAG
- a CDS encoding (deoxy)nucleoside triphosphate pyrophosphohydrolase, which translates to MAVATSGKSPENCLIVVAAALVDRDGRLLVQQRPEGLSMAGLWEFPGGKIEPGETPEQALIRELGEELAIDVDHACLAPACFASDTLGDRHLLLLLYVCRKWRGTPVAQHASALRWVRPVELHSLAMPPADKPLIGLLEALV; encoded by the coding sequence TTGGCTGTGGCGACGTCCGGGAAATCCCCGGAAAACTGTCTTATTGTCGTCGCTGCTGCGCTCGTCGACCGCGACGGCCGCCTGCTTGTCCAGCAGCGGCCCGAAGGTCTGTCGATGGCGGGCCTGTGGGAGTTTCCGGGCGGCAAGATCGAGCCCGGCGAAACCCCCGAACAGGCGCTGATCCGCGAACTTGGCGAAGAACTGGCGATCGACGTCGATCACGCCTGTCTGGCGCCCGCCTGCTTTGCTAGCGACACGCTCGGCGACCGGCACTTGCTGTTGCTGCTGTATGTTTGCCGCAAATGGCGGGGTACGCCGGTGGCGCAACACGCCAGCGCGCTGCGCTGGGTGCGGCCGGTCGAGTTGCACAGCCTCGCCATGCCGCCCGCCGACAAGCCGCTGATCGGACTGCTCGAAGCGCTGGTCTAG
- a CDS encoding Flp family type IVb pilin, whose translation MNKISGLMRSTRAATAVEYGLILALIFIGLIAAVGNVATQAGDMWTDISSHSGQAMNHP comes from the coding sequence ATGAACAAAATTTCCGGGCTGATGCGGTCGACCAGGGCCGCGACAGCCGTCGAGTACGGGTTGATACTCGCGCTGATCTTCATCGGCCTCATCGCCGCCGTCGGTAATGTCGCAACCCAGGCTGGCGACATGTGGACCGACATCTCCTCGCACTCCGGACAGGCGATGAATCACCCGTAA
- a CDS encoding Flp family type IVb pilin: protein MKFFKKFIRNEKAATAIEYGLIAALIAVAGIAAFRSVGTSVSGTFTDVDTALKTRSAGAPATP from the coding sequence ATGAAGTTTTTCAAGAAGTTCATTCGCAACGAAAAAGCTGCCACCGCCATTGAATATGGCCTGATCGCAGCTCTCATCGCCGTCGCCGGCATCGCTGCTTTCCGTTCGGTCGGCACCAGCGTCAGCGGCACGTTCACGGACGTCGACACCGCGCTCAAGACCCGTTCGGCTGGCGCGCCGGCCACCCCGTAA
- a CDS encoding M48 family metalloprotease — MTRKTMTALAIMLAAGMTLGTGGIGVPADAKTKTIKTATSISPTERKQGQDAHPQLMEEFGGAYAGPQASYVNRIGQNIAVQSGLSRNPGDFTVTLLNSPVNNAFAIPGGYVYVTRQLMALMNDEAELAGVLGHEVGHVAAQHSKKRQSAATRNAILGVLAQVVGGAIGDNGGLLGGLGGLIQNNAMQVAQYATLGFSRKQELQADQLGVQYLRSAGYDPLALSTMLASLAAQTNLEARLAGGDARALPEWASTHPDPASRVRNAQTLASRAGTGGVRNADAFLASVDGVLYGDDPKQGVVEGNEFLHPDLKLKFAVPNGYGMQNGNSAVTVSGNGGQAQFSTVAYNGDMNAYVAAVFKSIAGNSSVSPSSLQRTTVNGIPAYYSVARANTQSGQVDVTVFAYEFSKNQAFHFVALTKAGGAGVFNPMFNSVRRLSTAEAAAIRPRRVDVVTVGRADTVASLSKRMAYSNYQAERFQVLNRLTASSRLTPGQKVKLVVYASR, encoded by the coding sequence ATGACCCGCAAGACGATGACCGCTTTGGCAATCATGCTGGCCGCCGGCATGACGCTCGGTACCGGTGGGATCGGCGTTCCGGCCGACGCCAAGACCAAGACGATCAAGACGGCGACGAGCATTTCGCCGACCGAGCGCAAGCAGGGGCAGGATGCCCATCCGCAGTTGATGGAAGAATTCGGCGGCGCCTATGCCGGGCCGCAGGCGAGCTATGTCAATCGCATCGGGCAGAATATCGCAGTGCAATCGGGCCTCTCACGGAACCCCGGCGATTTCACCGTGACCCTGCTCAATTCGCCGGTGAACAACGCTTTCGCGATCCCCGGCGGCTATGTCTATGTCACCCGCCAGTTGATGGCGCTGATGAACGACGAGGCCGAGCTGGCAGGCGTGCTGGGCCATGAGGTCGGGCATGTCGCGGCGCAGCACAGCAAGAAGCGCCAGTCGGCGGCGACGCGCAACGCGATCCTCGGCGTGCTGGCGCAGGTCGTGGGCGGCGCGATCGGCGACAATGGCGGGCTGCTCGGCGGCCTTGGCGGCCTGATCCAGAACAATGCGATGCAGGTCGCGCAATATGCGACCCTCGGCTTCTCGCGCAAACAGGAGTTGCAGGCCGACCAGCTCGGCGTGCAGTATCTGCGCAGCGCCGGCTATGACCCGCTGGCGCTATCGACGATGCTTGCGAGCCTTGCCGCCCAGACCAACCTCGAAGCGCGCCTCGCGGGCGGCGATGCACGCGCGCTTCCCGAATGGGCGAGCACCCACCCCGACCCGGCATCGCGCGTGCGCAATGCCCAGACGCTGGCGAGCCGCGCGGGAACGGGCGGCGTCCGCAATGCCGACGCCTTCCTCGCGTCGGTCGACGGCGTTCTCTATGGCGACGATCCCAAGCAGGGCGTGGTCGAGGGCAATGAATTCCTTCACCCCGATCTCAAGCTGAAATTCGCCGTTCCGAACGGCTATGGCATGCAGAACGGCAACAGCGCCGTCACCGTCAGCGGCAATGGCGGGCAGGCGCAATTTTCGACCGTTGCCTATAACGGCGATATGAATGCCTATGTTGCGGCGGTGTTCAAATCGATCGCCGGCAATAGCTCGGTCAGCCCGAGCAGCCTGCAGCGAACGACGGTGAACGGGATTCCGGCCTATTATTCGGTCGCGCGCGCGAACACCCAGTCGGGGCAGGTCGACGTGACCGTCTTCGCTTATGAGTTTTCGAAAAATCAGGCCTTCCACTTCGTCGCGCTGACCAAGGCGGGCGGGGCCGGGGTGTTCAACCCGATGTTCAACAGCGTACGGCGGCTGAGTACGGCCGAGGCGGCGGCGATCCGGCCGCGGCGTGTCGATGTCGTGACGGTCGGGCGCGCCGACACCGTGGCCAGCCTCTCGAAACGCATGGCGTACAGCAATTATCAGGCGGAACGCTTTCAGGTGCTCAACCGCCTGACCGCGTCGAGCCGCCTGACGCCGGGACAGAAGGTGAAGCTGGTCGTCTACGCGAGCCGGTAA
- a CDS encoding acetyl-CoA carboxylase carboxyltransferase subunit alpha, whose translation MTAFLDFEKQVAALDRQIAELREMGDDPTLDIDGDVGRLEAKSSKLLREIYAKLTPWQKTQVARHPDRPHFKHYVAGLFDDWMPLAGDRNFGDDQAILGGLARFRGRRVMVIGHEKGDDIPSRMKHNFGMAKPEGYRKAIRLMQLADRFELPVVTLVDTSGAFPGIQAEERGQAEAIARSTEQCLALGVPMIAAVVGEGGSGGAIALAAANRVLMFEHAVYSVISPEGCASILWRTSDKAADAAAAMKMSAQDLLALRVIDRIVPEPVGGAHRAPEVAIASLGDAIAQELDALAGLPRDTLLAAREEKFLAMGRA comes from the coding sequence ATGACAGCCTTTCTGGACTTCGAAAAACAGGTCGCGGCGCTCGATCGCCAGATTGCCGAACTGCGCGAGATGGGCGACGATCCGACGCTCGACATCGATGGCGACGTTGGACGGCTAGAGGCCAAGTCCTCGAAATTACTGCGCGAAATCTATGCGAAGCTGACCCCCTGGCAAAAGACGCAGGTTGCGCGTCATCCCGACCGGCCGCATTTCAAACATTATGTCGCGGGGCTGTTCGACGATTGGATGCCGCTCGCCGGCGACCGCAATTTCGGCGACGATCAGGCGATCCTCGGCGGGCTCGCGCGCTTTCGCGGCCGCCGCGTGATGGTGATCGGGCATGAAAAGGGCGACGATATCCCCTCGCGCATGAAGCATAATTTCGGGATGGCGAAGCCCGAAGGCTATCGCAAGGCGATCCGCTTGATGCAGCTCGCCGACCGCTTCGAGCTGCCGGTGGTGACGCTGGTCGATACGTCGGGGGCCTTTCCGGGCATCCAGGCCGAGGAGCGTGGGCAGGCCGAAGCGATCGCCCGCTCGACCGAACAATGCCTCGCGCTCGGCGTGCCGATGATCGCCGCGGTGGTCGGTGAGGGCGGATCGGGCGGCGCCATCGCGCTCGCGGCCGCCAACCGTGTCCTGATGTTCGAACATGCCGTCTATTCGGTGATTTCGCCCGAAGGCTGTGCGTCGATCCTGTGGCGCACCTCCGACAAGGCGGCCGATGCCGCAGCGGCGATGAAGATGTCGGCCCAGGATCTGCTGGCGCTCAGGGTCATCGACCGCATCGTTCCCGAACCCGTCGGCGGTGCGCACCGCGCGCCCGAGGTCGCGATCGCGTCGCTGGGCGATGCGATCGCGCAGGAACTCGATGCGCTCGCCGGCCTGCCGCGCGACACATTGCTCGCCGCTCGCGAGGAAAAATTCCTCGCGATGGGCCGCGCCTGA
- a CDS encoding tyrosine recombinase — MSDGALIERFLEMMAAERGASRNTLAAYRRDLEQAAELAKGSLADADTATLRKLMADYQSLAASSAARKLSALRQFFAFLLDEGERADNPALDIARPATRRPLPRIVTHDDVERLFAQAGEEAAGETPPAAAVRMLLLIELLYGSGLRASELVTLPRRAVAGTREYLIVRGKGDKERLVPLSERARGALGRWLPLLADGSPWLFPSGKAHLSRVRLFQMLRELAGRAGIDPAAISPHVLRHAFATHLLEGGADLRALQLMLGHADIATTEIYTRVDSRRLVELVNRRHPLARMDVAAAGVDVAAPSS, encoded by the coding sequence ATGTCTGACGGGGCTCTTATCGAGCGCTTTCTCGAGATGATGGCGGCCGAGCGCGGGGCGTCGCGCAACACGCTGGCTGCCTATCGCCGCGATCTGGAACAGGCTGCCGAGCTTGCCAAGGGCAGTCTTGCGGACGCCGATACGGCGACGCTCAGAAAATTGATGGCGGATTATCAGTCGCTCGCCGCAAGCAGCGCGGCGCGCAAGCTGTCGGCGCTGCGCCAGTTCTTCGCCTTTTTGCTCGACGAGGGCGAACGCGCCGACAATCCGGCGCTCGACATCGCGCGCCCGGCGACGCGGCGGCCGCTGCCGCGCATCGTGACGCACGACGACGTCGAACGGCTGTTCGCGCAGGCGGGCGAGGAGGCGGCGGGCGAAACGCCGCCCGCGGCCGCGGTACGCATGCTGCTGCTGATCGAGCTTCTCTATGGCTCGGGCCTACGCGCGAGCGAACTTGTGACGCTGCCGCGGCGCGCGGTTGCGGGGACGCGCGAATATCTGATCGTGCGCGGCAAGGGCGACAAGGAGCGGTTGGTACCGCTCTCCGAACGCGCGCGCGGCGCGCTGGGCCGCTGGTTGCCGTTGCTCGCCGACGGGTCGCCGTGGCTCTTTCCGTCGGGCAAGGCGCATCTGTCGCGCGTGCGGTTGTTCCAGATGCTGCGCGAACTCGCGGGCCGCGCCGGGATCGATCCGGCGGCGATCAGCCCGCATGTGCTGCGCCATGCCTTTGCGACCCACCTGCTGGAGGGCGGCGCCGATTTGCGCGCGCTGCAACTGATGCTCGGCCACGCCGATATCGCGACGACCGAGATTTACACCCGTGTCGACAGCCGCCGTCTCGTCGAACTGGTCAACCGGCGGCATCCGCTGGCGCGGATGGATGTCGCGGCGGCGGGCGTTGACGTTGCGGCGCCTTCGTCCTAG